The Lysobacter enzymogenes genome window below encodes:
- a CDS encoding diguanylate cyclase domain-containing protein, translating into MPSSRARRIFIDLTTLAALTGLSAWSSVTLARGPGELSAVWIGNGILAGWLLSRRTRLWPLYLSAAFAVELAVRWLADDPLDSGAVLAAANALEAALLAVLVRRSIPDVGDPKRWISLGGIATASTLFACTVSGLIGAGAMRLFHDAAFWPGFLMWFSAHVVGQVMFGTTTLVAHREGRAMFTAPGRRLSFVLTMGCVAATAGVVFLSPYPVLFLAYPALLLGAVRHRFAGVAVGIVLLALIGSVATALGRGPLWLAEVGTSGRIALLQLYIAGGCLLTIPVALAMAERKRLAAGLRDSERRYRMLADYSHDVVVRMRADGERVYVSPSARDILGWEPAQMLGSRDPLVHPDDLASQRQLLAEAIADGQPRTAIYRVRHSDGRYVWIESVLRPVPSERGDGIEVIYAGRDVSRRVEAEAALERSRRELERLARFDALTGLANRRQFEERLALAVHSVERGSAVSLLYLDVDRFKQINDGHGHAAGDEVLRTFARRLTGCLRAGDLAARLGGDEFVVLIEDLHAPAAAEAVARKLIERMRRPIPVGRDALLVTASIGVAYADDPSLTGDALMATADAALYAAKRERNRYCLQRVSRTPARRATRG; encoded by the coding sequence ATGCCCTCATCCAGAGCCCGACGGATTTTCATAGACCTCACGACCCTGGCCGCGCTGACCGGCCTGTCGGCGTGGTCGTCGGTGACACTGGCGCGCGGGCCCGGCGAGTTGTCGGCGGTGTGGATCGGCAACGGCATCCTCGCCGGCTGGCTGCTGTCGCGCCGGACGCGGTTGTGGCCGTTGTACTTGTCCGCCGCGTTCGCCGTCGAACTGGCGGTGCGCTGGCTCGCCGACGATCCGCTCGACAGCGGCGCGGTGCTGGCCGCTGCGAATGCGCTGGAAGCGGCCTTGCTCGCCGTGCTGGTGCGCCGGTCGATACCGGACGTGGGCGACCCGAAACGCTGGATCAGTCTCGGCGGCATCGCCACCGCCAGCACCTTGTTCGCCTGCACCGTTTCGGGCTTGATCGGCGCCGGCGCCATGCGCCTGTTCCACGACGCGGCGTTCTGGCCCGGCTTTCTGATGTGGTTCTCCGCCCACGTCGTCGGCCAGGTGATGTTCGGCACCACGACGCTGGTCGCGCACCGCGAAGGCCGGGCGATGTTCACCGCGCCCGGCCGGCGCCTGTCGTTCGTGCTGACCATGGGCTGCGTCGCGGCGACCGCGGGCGTGGTGTTCCTGAGCCCTTACCCCGTGCTGTTCCTGGCCTACCCCGCGCTGCTGCTGGGCGCGGTGCGCCATCGCTTCGCCGGCGTCGCGGTCGGCATCGTCCTGCTGGCGTTGATCGGCAGCGTCGCCACCGCGCTGGGCCGCGGGCCGCTGTGGCTGGCCGAGGTCGGCACCTCCGGCCGCATCGCCTTGTTGCAGCTGTACATCGCCGGCGGCTGCCTGCTGACGATTCCGGTCGCGCTGGCGATGGCCGAGCGCAAGCGCCTGGCGGCCGGCCTGCGCGACAGCGAGCGCCGTTACCGCATGCTTGCCGATTATTCCCACGATGTCGTCGTGCGCATGCGCGCGGACGGCGAGCGCGTGTACGTGTCGCCTTCGGCGCGCGACATCCTGGGTTGGGAGCCGGCGCAAATGCTCGGTTCGCGCGACCCGCTGGTCCATCCCGACGATCTGGCCAGCCAGCGGCAGCTGTTGGCCGAGGCGATCGCCGATGGCCAGCCGCGCACGGCGATCTACCGCGTGCGCCACAGCGACGGCCGTTATGTCTGGATCGAATCGGTGCTGCGTCCTGTGCCGTCGGAGCGCGGCGACGGCATCGAGGTGATCTATGCCGGCCGCGACGTCAGCCGCCGGGTCGAGGCCGAGGCGGCGCTGGAACGCAGCCGGCGGGAACTGGAGCGGCTGGCGCGCTTCGACGCCCTGACCGGCCTGGCCAATCGTCGCCAGTTCGAGGAGCGGCTGGCGCTGGCGGTGCACAGCGTGGAGCGCGGCAGCGCGGTATCGCTGCTGTATCTGGATGTCGACCGCTTCAAGCAAATCAACGATGGCCACGGCCACGCCGCCGGCGACGAAGTGCTGCGCACGTTCGCCCGCCGCCTGACCGGCTGCCTGCGCGCGGGCGACCTCGCCGCGCGCCTGGGCGGCGACGAGTTCGTGGTCCTGATCGAGGACCTGCACGCGCCGGCGGCCGCGGAGGCGGTGGCGCGCAAGCTGATCGAGCGCATGCGCCGCCCGATCCCGGTCGGCCGCGATGCGCTGCTGGTCACCGCCAGCATCGGCGTCGCTTACGCCGACGACCCGTCGCTGACCGGCGACGCACTCATGGCCACGGCCGACGCGGCGTTGTACGCGGCCAAGCGCGAGCGCAACCGGTACTGCTTGCAGCGGGTGAGCCGCACGCCGGCGCGGCGCGCGACGCGCGGTTGA
- a CDS encoding VOC family protein, producing MAKQTLHRGRLIDHLQLVVNDLPASRRFYGAVFQALEIPVGGAGEDYFWADELFVSTADSRAAQGELTGRQHFAFQARDRAMVDAFHRAALANGGRDHGAPGERPYHPGYYAAFVLDPDGNNIEAVHHGQAERSAGSVEIVF from the coding sequence ATGGCGAAGCAAACCCTGCACCGCGGCCGCCTGATCGATCATCTGCAGTTGGTGGTGAACGACCTTCCCGCCAGCCGCCGCTTCTACGGGGCGGTATTTCAGGCGTTGGAGATTCCGGTTGGCGGCGCCGGCGAGGACTATTTCTGGGCCGACGAACTGTTCGTCTCCACCGCCGACAGCCGCGCGGCGCAGGGCGAGCTCACCGGCCGCCAGCACTTCGCCTTCCAGGCGCGCGACCGCGCGATGGTCGATGCATTCCACCGCGCCGCGCTGGCCAACGGCGGGCGCGACCACGGCGCGCCGGGCGAGCGGCCGTACCATCCGGGCTACTACGCCGCGTTCGTACTCGACCCGGACGGCAACAACATCGAAGCGGTGCATCACGGGCAGGCCGAACGCAGCGCGGGGTCGGTCGAGATCGTCTTCTGA
- a CDS encoding arabinose transporter, translated as MSSQAHTAAPAGERVFLRLLPITLAVFFAFLTLGAQMPVLPLHLHDALGLDTLAIGAVVGLQFVVALLSRPWAGNLADLRGAKRAVVAGCLFASAAGLTYLASLLFVANPAVAVGVIALGRVLLALGESLIATGALGWALGLVGPHHAGKVIVWIGIAIYGAYALGAPLGVAANAAWGFSGIAALVALLPLPALAVIARVRAVAPPATRRTPFYTVLGAVLWPGLGLALSSVGFGLITAFIALLFAAKHWGDSALAFTAFGLAFIAARMCFGHLPDKLGGAKVALVSVAIEAAGQLLIWGAHERSLAYLGAALTGFGYSLAFPGFGVEAVRRAPPQTRSLAMGAYVAFLDIALGVTSPLAGALAHAQGIASVYLAGAVAVALAMAVAWRLLSDHASVAARAEAEARA; from the coding sequence ATGTCCTCACAAGCTCACACCGCCGCGCCCGCAGGCGAGCGCGTGTTCCTGCGCCTGCTGCCGATCACCCTCGCGGTTTTCTTCGCCTTCCTGACCCTCGGCGCGCAGATGCCGGTGCTGCCGTTGCACCTGCACGACGCGCTCGGCCTGGACACGCTGGCGATCGGCGCGGTCGTGGGCCTGCAGTTCGTCGTCGCTCTGCTGTCGCGTCCGTGGGCCGGCAACCTCGCCGACCTGCGCGGGGCCAAGCGCGCGGTCGTGGCCGGTTGCCTGTTCGCGTCCGCGGCGGGCCTGACGTATCTGGCTTCGCTGCTGTTCGTGGCCAATCCCGCCGTGGCGGTCGGCGTGATCGCGCTCGGGCGGGTGCTGCTGGCGCTCGGCGAAAGCCTCATCGCCACCGGCGCGCTGGGCTGGGCGCTCGGCCTGGTCGGTCCGCACCACGCGGGCAAGGTCATCGTCTGGATCGGCATCGCCATCTACGGCGCGTACGCGCTCGGCGCGCCGCTCGGCGTCGCCGCGAACGCGGCCTGGGGCTTTTCCGGCATCGCCGCGCTGGTGGCGCTGCTGCCTCTGCCGGCGCTGGCCGTGATCGCGCGCGTGCGCGCCGTCGCGCCGCCGGCGACCCGGCGCACGCCGTTCTACACCGTGCTCGGCGCGGTGCTGTGGCCGGGTCTGGGCCTGGCGCTGTCCAGCGTCGGCTTCGGCCTGATCACCGCGTTCATCGCCTTGCTGTTCGCGGCGAAGCACTGGGGCGATTCGGCGCTGGCGTTCACCGCGTTCGGGCTGGCCTTCATCGCCGCGCGGATGTGCTTCGGCCACCTGCCGGACAAGCTCGGCGGGGCCAAGGTGGCGCTGGTCAGCGTGGCGATCGAGGCGGCCGGCCAGTTGCTGATCTGGGGCGCGCACGAGCGCTCGCTGGCGTATCTGGGCGCGGCGCTGACCGGCTTCGGTTACTCGCTGGCGTTTCCCGGCTTCGGCGTGGAAGCCGTGCGGCGCGCTCCGCCGCAGACGCGCAGCCTGGCGATGGGCGCTTACGTCGCGTTCCTGGACATCGCGCTCGGCGTCACCAGCCCACTGGCCGGCGCGCTGGCGCATGCGCAGGGAATCGCCTCGGTGTACCTGGCCGGCGCGGTCGCCGTCGCGCTGGCGATGGCGGTGGCATGGCGGCTGCTGTCCGATCACGCGTCGGTCGCTGCGCGCGCCGAAGCGGAAGCGCGCGCCTGA
- a CDS encoding O-methyltransferase, translated as MTTILTRAPIAPLLDRLFAEASQATSPAMSELSREERERLMLSKTDYLEFYRRAKDLWLPVSRETGVLLYQLARSTRARTIVEFGTSFGLSTLYLAAALRDNGGGRVISSEFEPSKVAQARRHLIEGGVDDLVEIREGDALQTLANDLPDAIDLLLLDGAKSIYCEVLDRVESRLRPGALIVADNADYSPEYLARVRSADSGYLSVPFGDDVELSIRLG; from the coding sequence ATGACCACGATCCTGACCCGCGCGCCCATCGCGCCCCTGCTCGACCGCCTGTTCGCCGAGGCCAGCCAGGCCACAAGCCCGGCGATGTCCGAACTCTCGCGCGAAGAACGCGAGCGGCTGATGCTCAGCAAGACCGACTACCTGGAGTTCTACCGCCGCGCCAAGGACCTGTGGCTGCCGGTCTCGCGCGAAACCGGCGTGCTGCTGTACCAACTGGCGCGCAGTACCCGCGCGCGCACCATCGTCGAGTTCGGCACCTCGTTCGGGCTGTCGACCCTGTACCTGGCCGCGGCGCTGCGCGACAACGGCGGCGGCCGCGTGATCAGCAGCGAGTTCGAACCGTCCAAGGTCGCCCAGGCGCGCCGGCACCTGATCGAAGGCGGCGTCGACGATCTGGTCGAGATCCGCGAAGGCGACGCGCTGCAAACCCTCGCCAACGACCTGCCCGACGCCATCGACCTGTTGCTGCTCGACGGCGCCAAGTCGATCTACTGCGAAGTGCTCGACCGGGTCGAAAGCCGGCTGCGGCCCGGCGCGCTGATCGTCGCCGACAACGCCGACTACAGCCCGGAGTATCTGGCGCGCGTGCGCTCGGCCGACAGCGGCTACCTGTCGGTGCCGTTCGGCGACGACGTCGAACTGTCGATCCGCCTGGGCTGA
- a CDS encoding TetR family transcriptional regulator, whose protein sequence is MTQRRRPQIASRKQPQQARSTELVAAILQAAVQVLSEEGAARFTTARVAEKAGVSVGSIYQYFPNKASILFRLQVDEWEQTQKMLRGLLEDAATPHLERLRALVHAFLRSECEEAEIRVALNDAAPLYRDSPEARRARAEGDRMVDAFMLEVLPKASAASRDLAGEIVFTTLATVGSSFSRTRRTKAEIKAQADGMADMFCAYLRGLQDA, encoded by the coding sequence ATGACCCAACGCCGCCGCCCCCAGATCGCTTCGCGCAAGCAGCCGCAACAGGCGCGTTCGACCGAACTCGTCGCCGCCATCCTGCAAGCCGCCGTGCAGGTGTTGAGCGAGGAGGGCGCGGCCCGCTTCACCACCGCGCGCGTCGCGGAGAAGGCCGGGGTCAGCGTCGGCTCGATCTACCAGTACTTCCCGAACAAGGCCTCGATCCTGTTCCGCCTGCAAGTCGACGAATGGGAGCAGACCCAGAAGATGCTGCGCGGCCTGCTCGAAGACGCCGCCACGCCGCACCTGGAGCGCCTGCGCGCGCTGGTCCACGCGTTCCTGCGTTCGGAATGCGAGGAAGCCGAAATCCGCGTCGCGCTCAACGACGCCGCGCCGCTCTACCGCGACAGCCCGGAAGCGCGCAGGGCGCGCGCCGAAGGCGACCGCATGGTCGATGCGTTCATGCTCGAAGTCCTGCCCAAGGCGTCGGCGGCCTCGCGCGATCTCGCCGGCGAGATCGTCTTCACCACGCTGGCCACCGTCGGCAGCAGCTTTTCCCGCACCCGCCGGACCAAGGCGGAAATCAAGGCGCAGGCCGACGGCATGGCCGACATGTTCTGCGCTTACTTGCGCGGCTTGCAGGACGCTTGA
- a CDS encoding SDR family oxidoreductase, protein MKTTGNTLLITGGSSGIGRALAEAFHDRGNRVIVTGRRQDLLDEIAARRPGIVGLPLELGDPASVARVAAEVRERFPELNALIANAGISRPEDLAGDRWDGLDAEAIVATNVIGVVRATAAFLPLLKGKPDATILATGSALAFVPLASFPAYCASKAFLHSWLVSLRHQLRKLPVEVLELSPPYVRTALTGAQQAADARAMPLDEYVAQVMQKLERGDHPRGELLLDRDQARRWAERDGTYDALFAAMNPG, encoded by the coding sequence ATGAAAACCACTGGCAACACCCTGCTCATCACCGGCGGCAGCAGCGGCATCGGCCGCGCGCTCGCCGAAGCGTTCCACGACCGCGGCAACCGCGTCATCGTCACCGGCCGCCGCCAGGATCTGCTCGACGAGATCGCGGCGCGCCGTCCCGGCATCGTCGGCCTGCCGCTGGAACTGGGCGACCCGGCATCGGTGGCGCGGGTCGCGGCCGAAGTCCGCGAGCGATTCCCCGAGCTCAACGCGCTGATCGCCAACGCCGGCATTTCGCGCCCGGAGGACCTCGCCGGCGACCGCTGGGACGGGCTCGATGCCGAAGCCATCGTCGCGACCAACGTCATCGGCGTGGTCCGCGCGACCGCCGCCTTCCTGCCGCTGCTCAAGGGCAAGCCGGACGCCACGATCCTGGCGACCGGCTCGGCGCTGGCGTTCGTGCCGCTGGCGAGTTTCCCGGCGTACTGCGCCAGCAAAGCCTTCCTGCATTCGTGGCTGGTGTCGCTGCGCCATCAACTGCGCAAGCTGCCGGTGGAAGTGCTGGAGCTGTCGCCGCCGTACGTGCGCACGGCGCTGACCGGCGCGCAGCAGGCCGCCGACGCCCGCGCGATGCCGCTCGACGAGTACGTCGCCCAGGTGATGCAGAAGCTCGAGCGCGGCGACCATCCGCGCGGCGAGCTGTTGCTCGACCGCGACCAGGCCCGGCGCTGGGCCGAGCGCGACGGCACCTACGACGCGCTGTTCGCAGCGATGAATCCGGGGTAA
- a CDS encoding MFS transporter: MPSVSKGSIAIAAFSTVVEWYDFTLYLYFATTLSRVFFGSAETSLLATLGAFAMAYLMRPLGAVVFGRYGDRHGRRRMMLWSVGLMTAAMLATALLPTREDAAWSGAALIALRCAMGFAVGGEYTGVVAYLMEGAPADRRGLVTALAAAASEVGALLAVAAAALTVNLLPAPELDRWGWRLPFLLGAALAAVVWVLRSAMEESPEFLRQQRRHSVPRAPLSLVLKQNFAGIARGFAISALGSVTYYVGIAYVPSFLVAVGASAEAAALNLAVWAALAVILVTPLAGVASDRYGRRRSLIALCLGSACLPMLMFGWMTGGSAAHAWLGAVALAGLAGGVSAVGAVTTAEQFAGEGRLSGLALGATTATAVFGGLAPVAAQYWVGASGWPQAPGLMISLVALAVLPVLLRLPETAPRVLARLDALRPPSRSP; this comes from the coding sequence ATGCCGTCGGTCTCTAAGGGCTCCATCGCCATCGCGGCGTTCTCCACGGTGGTGGAGTGGTACGACTTCACCTTGTACCTGTACTTCGCCACCACCTTGTCGCGGGTATTCTTCGGTTCGGCCGAGACCTCGCTGCTGGCGACGCTGGGCGCGTTCGCGATGGCGTATCTGATGCGGCCGCTCGGCGCCGTCGTGTTCGGCCGCTACGGCGACCGCCACGGCCGCCGGCGGATGATGCTGTGGTCGGTGGGCCTGATGACCGCGGCGATGCTGGCGACCGCGCTGCTGCCCACGCGCGAGGACGCGGCCTGGTCCGGCGCCGCGCTGATCGCGCTGCGCTGCGCGATGGGATTCGCCGTCGGCGGCGAATACACCGGCGTGGTCGCCTATCTGATGGAAGGCGCGCCCGCCGACCGGCGCGGGCTGGTGACGGCGCTGGCCGCCGCGGCCAGCGAAGTCGGGGCCTTGCTCGCGGTGGCGGCCGCGGCGCTGACGGTGAACCTGTTGCCGGCGCCGGAACTGGATCGCTGGGGCTGGCGCCTGCCGTTCCTGCTCGGCGCCGCCCTGGCCGCGGTGGTGTGGGTCTTGCGCAGCGCGATGGAGGAATCGCCGGAGTTCCTTCGCCAGCAGCGCCGCCACAGCGTGCCGCGGGCGCCGCTGTCGCTGGTGCTGAAACAAAACTTCGCCGGCATCGCGCGCGGTTTCGCCATCTCCGCGTTGGGCTCGGTGACTTATTACGTCGGTATCGCCTATGTGCCGTCGTTCCTGGTCGCGGTCGGCGCATCGGCCGAGGCGGCGGCGCTGAACCTGGCGGTGTGGGCGGCGCTGGCGGTGATCCTGGTGACGCCGCTGGCCGGCGTCGCCTCGGACCGTTATGGCCGCCGCCGTTCGCTGATCGCGCTGTGCCTGGGCAGCGCCTGCCTGCCGATGCTGATGTTCGGCTGGATGACCGGCGGATCGGCCGCCCACGCCTGGCTCGGCGCGGTGGCGCTGGCGGGCCTGGCCGGCGGCGTCAGCGCGGTCGGCGCGGTGACGACCGCGGAGCAGTTCGCCGGCGAAGGGCGCCTCAGCGGCCTGGCCTTGGGCGCGACCACCGCGACCGCGGTGTTCGGCGGTCTGGCGCCGGTGGCGGCGCAGTACTGGGTCGGCGCGAGCGGTTGGCCGCAAGCGCCGGGCCTGATGATCAGCCTCGTCGCACTGGCCGTGCTGCCGGTGCTGCTGCGCCTGCCGGAAACCGCGCCGCGGGTGCTCGCGCGCCTGGACGCGCTGCGTCCTCCCAGCCGTTCGCCCTGA
- a CDS encoding SDR family oxidoreductase, whose amino-acid sequence MTSTDVRETRPRILLVGASRGLGHAMAAELLGRGWDVVGTVRDGAATGLHELADRYPGRVDIERLDIAEPQQIAALAQRLSGQRFDILFVNAGTANRDQDQTIAEVSTDEFVSVMVTNALGPMRTIEALQTLVAGNGLIGIMSSGQGSIGNNEQGGHEVYRGSKSALNQYMRSYAARHRGDGRALLLLAPGWIRTALGGADAPFGLEETVPAIVDTLLSKRGKPGLEYLDRNGRSVPW is encoded by the coding sequence ATGACTTCCACAGACGTCCGCGAAACGCGTCCCCGCATCCTGCTCGTCGGCGCATCGCGAGGGCTGGGACATGCGATGGCCGCGGAACTTCTGGGCCGCGGCTGGGACGTCGTCGGCACGGTCCGCGACGGCGCCGCTACCGGGCTGCACGAGCTCGCGGACCGGTACCCCGGGCGCGTCGACATCGAGCGGCTGGACATCGCCGAGCCGCAACAGATCGCGGCGCTCGCACAGCGCCTGTCCGGGCAACGTTTCGATATCCTGTTCGTCAACGCCGGAACCGCCAACCGCGATCAGGACCAGACCATCGCCGAGGTGTCGACCGACGAATTCGTAAGCGTCATGGTCACCAACGCGCTCGGCCCGATGCGCACGATCGAGGCCTTGCAGACCTTGGTCGCGGGCAACGGCCTGATCGGCATCATGTCGTCCGGGCAAGGCAGCATCGGCAACAACGAGCAAGGCGGCCACGAGGTCTATCGCGGCAGCAAGTCGGCCCTGAACCAGTACATGCGCAGCTATGCCGCGCGCCATCGCGGCGACGGCCGCGCGTTGCTGCTGTTGGCTCCCGGCTGGATCCGCACCGCGCTCGGCGGCGCCGACGCGCCGTTCGGCCTGGAGGAAACGGTGCCGGCGATCGTCGACACGCTGCTGTCCAAGCGCGGCAAGCCCGGGCTGGAGTATCTCGACCGCAACGGGCGCAGCGTGCCCTGGTGA
- a CDS encoding LysR family transcriptional regulator: protein MVAPDAPGAIIDCVPCTTDRSPRMQHIDLNLLTALDALLDERSVTAAARRLGLSPSAMSRTLSRLRAATGDALLVQAGRALVPTPYAQALAERVHRVASDARDVLQPGGQALDLSTLERTFAIRANDALVDRIGPSLVAAIVRAAPRVRIRFVPKLTKDAEPLREGTIDLEVGVLGTQAPEMKTRLAFKDRFVGICRAGHPLAPKRSATAKRYVAYPHVVVSRHPPYTGPVDAALEKLGLRRSILMAVPTYANAMRIVAHSDLIGLVPHSSLRGAAGQGLQSFELPVATREIQVSLIWHPRFQADAAHRWLRDTVWGLCQQLSPTAR, encoded by the coding sequence ATGGTTGCACCAGACGCGCCGGGTGCAATAATCGATTGCGTTCCATGCACAACTGACCGGAGCCCGCGCATGCAGCACATCGATTTGAACCTGCTGACGGCGCTCGACGCATTGCTCGACGAGCGCAGCGTGACCGCGGCCGCGCGCAGGCTCGGCCTGAGTCCGTCCGCGATGAGCCGCACGCTCTCGCGTCTGCGCGCGGCCACCGGCGATGCGCTGCTGGTCCAGGCCGGAAGGGCGCTGGTGCCGACGCCGTACGCGCAGGCGCTCGCCGAACGCGTGCACCGAGTCGCGAGCGACGCGCGCGATGTGCTGCAACCGGGCGGCCAGGCGCTCGACCTCAGCACGCTGGAGCGGACCTTCGCGATCCGCGCCAACGACGCCTTGGTCGACCGGATCGGTCCCTCGTTGGTCGCCGCGATCGTTCGCGCCGCGCCGCGGGTGCGCATCCGCTTCGTTCCCAAGCTGACGAAGGACGCGGAGCCGCTGCGCGAAGGGACGATCGACCTGGAAGTCGGCGTGCTGGGCACCCAGGCGCCGGAAATGAAGACGCGGCTTGCGTTCAAGGACCGCTTCGTCGGCATTTGCCGGGCCGGGCATCCGCTGGCGCCCAAACGTTCGGCGACTGCGAAACGTTACGTCGCTTACCCGCACGTGGTGGTGTCGCGCCACCCGCCGTATACCGGGCCGGTCGACGCCGCGCTGGAAAAGCTCGGCCTGCGTCGGAGCATCCTGATGGCGGTGCCGACGTATGCCAACGCGATGCGCATCGTCGCGCACTCGGATCTGATTGGGCTGGTTCCGCATTCGAGCCTGCGCGGCGCGGCGGGGCAGGGGCTGCAAAGTTTCGAACTGCCGGTCGCCACGCGCGAGATCCAGGTGTCGCTGATCTGGCATCCGCGCTTCCAGGCGGACGCGGCGCATCGCTGGCTGCGCGATACGGTCTGGGGCTTGTGCCAACAACTGTCGCCGACCGCTCGATGA
- a CDS encoding LysR family transcriptional regulator: MSYEIDWENQRAFLAVFEEGSLSAAARRLEVAQPTVRARLESLEHALGIVLFIRSVNGMAPTEQARELAVPARAMARASQAFVRAASTPPGEAAGTVRIGVSEMVAVEVLPPMLAALRVAHPRVGVEVAPSNASADLLEQEVDIAVRMHAPRQGALVSRKVGAIGLGFFAHRDYLARRGTPTTLAELIGHDIIGPDRDGNDLRTALALDPALTRERFVLRTDHHPTQVALLRAGAGIAAIHCAKGREDPELVQVLPALPFPPIDTWIVMHEDLRDVPRVRAVFDHLVEAFSEYARRS; encoded by the coding sequence ATGAGCTACGAGATCGATTGGGAAAACCAGCGCGCGTTCCTGGCGGTGTTCGAAGAAGGCAGCCTGTCCGCCGCTGCGCGGCGGCTCGAAGTCGCCCAGCCGACCGTCCGCGCCCGCCTGGAGTCGCTGGAACACGCGCTCGGCATCGTGCTGTTCATCCGCTCGGTCAACGGCATGGCGCCGACCGAGCAGGCGCGCGAGCTCGCAGTGCCGGCCCGGGCGATGGCGCGGGCCTCGCAGGCCTTCGTCCGCGCCGCCTCGACCCCGCCGGGCGAGGCCGCGGGCACGGTGCGCATCGGCGTGTCCGAAATGGTCGCGGTCGAAGTGCTGCCGCCGATGCTCGCGGCCCTGCGCGTCGCGCATCCGCGCGTCGGCGTGGAAGTGGCGCCGAGCAACGCCAGCGCGGATCTGCTCGAACAGGAAGTCGACATCGCGGTGCGCATGCACGCGCCCAGGCAGGGCGCGCTGGTCAGCCGCAAGGTCGGCGCGATCGGCCTGGGATTTTTCGCCCATCGCGATTATCTGGCGCGGCGCGGCACGCCGACGACCCTGGCCGAGCTGATCGGGCACGACATCATCGGCCCGGACCGCGACGGCAACGACCTGCGCACGGCGCTGGCCCTGGACCCCGCGCTGACCCGCGAACGCTTCGTCCTGCGCACCGACCATCACCCCACCCAGGTCGCCCTGCTGCGCGCGGGCGCGGGCATCGCCGCGATTCACTGCGCGAAGGGCCGGGAGGATCCGGAACTGGTGCAGGTGCTGCCGGCGCTGCCGTTCCCGCCGATCGACACCTGGATCGTCATGCACGAGGACTTGCGCGACGTGCCGCGGGTCCGGGCGGTGTTCGATCATCTGGTCGAGGCTTTTTCGGAGTACGCGCGGCGCTCGTGA
- a CDS encoding NAD(P)H-binding protein, producing MNSEKTALVLGASGGVGGAIAAALIRAGWSVKALARDPRKAGDGWAYAAPAPQWVQGDAMNAAQVRDAASGAQLIVHAVNPPRYLHWETTVLPMMANTIAAARAAGGARVVLPGTIYNYDPTRVSLAAPDTPQRPTSRKGKIRVELERMLERAAAEVPSLIVRAGDFYGPGAHTSWFTQALVRPGRPVRYLLDPATGPGHSWAYLPDLAEAIVRLVEAEDALQPFERVHFEGYYDRDGRGMVDALGTVLGRRPPRWRFPWWLMRALSPLGGFPREAAEIGPYWRHPMRLDNRRLLELLGAEPRTPLQASVGETLSALGCLDASSRWHAA from the coding sequence ATGAACAGCGAAAAGACGGCTTTGGTACTCGGCGCCAGCGGCGGTGTCGGCGGCGCGATCGCCGCGGCGCTGATCCGCGCCGGGTGGTCGGTCAAGGCCCTGGCGCGCGACCCGCGCAAGGCCGGCGACGGCTGGGCGTACGCCGCGCCGGCGCCGCAGTGGGTCCAGGGCGACGCGATGAACGCAGCGCAGGTGCGCGACGCGGCGTCCGGCGCGCAGCTGATCGTGCACGCGGTCAACCCGCCGCGTTACCTCCACTGGGAAACCACGGTGCTGCCGATGATGGCCAACACCATCGCCGCGGCCCGCGCCGCCGGCGGCGCCCGGGTGGTGCTGCCGGGCACGATCTACAACTACGACCCGACCCGGGTGTCGCTGGCCGCGCCCGACACGCCGCAGCGTCCGACTTCGCGCAAGGGCAAGATCCGGGTCGAACTCGAGCGGATGCTGGAACGCGCCGCCGCCGAGGTGCCGAGCCTGATCGTCCGCGCCGGCGACTTTTACGGACCGGGCGCGCACACCAGTTGGTTCACCCAGGCCCTGGTGCGGCCGGGGCGGCCGGTGCGCTACCTGCTCGATCCGGCCACGGGCCCCGGCCACAGCTGGGCGTACCTGCCGGACCTGGCCGAGGCCATCGTCCGCCTCGTCGAAGCGGAGGATGCGCTGCAGCCGTTCGAGCGCGTGCACTTCGAGGGGTACTACGACCGCGACGGACGCGGCATGGTCGATGCGCTGGGCACGGTGCTCGGACGCAGGCCGCCGCGCTGGCGCTTCCCGTGGTGGCTGATGCGCGCGCTGTCGCCGCTGGGCGGGTTCCCGCGCGAGGCGGCGGAGATCGGGCCCTACTGGCGGCATCCGATGCGGCTGGACAATCGCCGCCTGCTCGAATTGCTCGGAGCGGAACCGCGCACACCGCTGCAGGCGAGCGTAGGCGAGACTCTGTCGGCGTTGGGATGCCTGGATGCGTCGTCGCGCTGGCACGCTGCATGA